The window ACGTTCCGAGCGTTTATTGATCAACAGGtacagagaaagggggaaaaaattgcctACCTGCCAGGGTTAGGGGGTCTGGGCTGCGGGGAGGAGGGGAGGTCCAGTTTCAGTGCTGCAAATTCACCTCCTCCCTCTCttacccttcctccctccttcctctccaggTGGCTCCGAGACTATGCTGAGCCCCGCCCATGGAGACCCACTCGGACCTTCCGGTGCTGGAGACAAGTGATGGGCCCGGAGCAGGAGCTGCATCGGGCAGCGGGGAGGATGCCAGCTGGGCTGGGGGGCCGTTCCCTGGGGGCTTCCGGGCTTCGTTGGCCGGAGTGCTGCTCCTGGAGCTGGCGCTGGGCCTGGGCTGCAACGCCGCCGCGCTGCTCCTGCACCGGGCCCGAGCGGGCCCCCGGGCCTCAGCCAGCGCGCGTCTCACCCTCAGCCTGCACGTGCTGGACACGCTCATCTGCGCGCTCTGTGTCCCGCTCAGCGTGGCCGTCCTCCTGCTGCCCACGGCGCCGCCTCGCGCTCAGGCCTCCCTGAGCCCCTCCAGCCTGCTCTGCCGCTTCCATGAAGCCGGCGTCACCTTCAGCGGCGTGGCTACGGCAGCCGGCGTCCTCGCCGTGAGCCTGGACCGCTACGACATGTCGGCCCGGCCCGCGCGGCGTCGCCTCACGCCGGCGCGCGCGCTGCTCCTCCTGGCCATTGCTTGGCTGCTCTCCGTGGCGGCCTTCTTCTTGCCCTTTGTGGAGGCCGGTCTGGCGCCGGGGGCGTGGGAGGAGGCCTCGGGTGCGGACAACCGCACTGGCGTGTCCTGCGTCGGGACCGGAGGAGATGGGAGCGCGACGGGCCGAGGGACGCCTGCTGGCAGGGGCCACCTCCTGGTGCAGATCCCCGCCTTCGTGGCGGCTCTTATAGGACTGCTGGTGACCTACGCGCGAGTCCTCCACGCGCTGAGCG of the Sarcophilus harrisii chromosome 1, mSarHar1.11, whole genome shotgun sequence genome contains:
- the LOC116422352 gene encoding G-protein coupled receptor 22-like codes for the protein METHSDLPVLETSDGPGAGAASGSGEDASWAGGPFPGGFRASLAGVLLLELALGLGCNAAALLLHRARAGPRASASARLTLSLHVLDTLICALCVPLSVAVLLLPTAPPRAQASLSPSSLLCRFHEAGVTFSGVATAAGVLAVSLDRYDMSARPARRRLTPARALLLLAIAWLLSVAAFFLPFVEAGLAPGAWEEASGADNRTGVSCVGTGGDGSATGRGTPAGRGHLLVQIPAFVAALIGLLVTYARVLHALSAGLGARASRRRRRGRRRGRGCGAGAAAAEARGLSPMPPPPPPPAAAAPGPAPPPPPALQTSVSVILALRRAVRRHRDRRARRRRVLRRSLLIVSSFVGCWAPLSVGNLLLLCMGPSERLARLRLCCLAAAYGTTVLHPLLYAFPRRSLSRAWRSQSRRHAVCALRPEPPAPAAAVVRNSWLATRKGQGKAEGAGDGGVEGQPPD